The genomic stretch CAACTAAATCCTATTTTTTATTAGCAGTTAAACTAGGAAAATCCTGATGTTGAGTAATGATGCAGAACTACAGCATATTATCATTatactgaaatgcccacagcccAAGGGTTGATAAAGTGTCTTGAgaccaaaataaaatgaacaaaaatcccAGAAGTTAGAAATAATTTGGGTTCATGCTTTACTCTTCAAGATTTTTAGTAAATTCTATTTAGTCTGTAGAAAAATTCCCCCAAAGTATTCtaagtataaatgaaaattagttctttcataacaaataaaaatgtaacacaaAACACAAGAAGTACTTATAAAATCTTGTCCTGCTACTTTGATATAAAAGATTTCATTTGATGGTTACATTTGGCTAGTAAAGCAAGTAACccgagttttaaaaataattataaataacctGGCAACAATGCCATCGGAGAATGAAACTTGTTTTTCCCATATGTTAAACTATACTCACTTCCACCCATGCCTCCAGGAAAATTACAGAAGTAAGGCAACAAGGTAACAGGACCCTGGACTGAAATAGAGGATCAATAACTATaagtctccccccgccccatgacTTAATGGGAAAATTCATGCTAAGTAAATCAAGATACTTAGAATGGGATAAAGCAAGAGATGAAAGTGAGCCAAATATAAGGTCTAACACGGGATCTTCAAGTAGGTgcttaacaaatgtttgttgagtgagtAAGTGCCCGAATGAATTATTAATGACTGAGTAAATTACAACCCACATTAATTCATGGGAAAATGAAATGTTCCATAATACTTAAAGCACTTTCATATACTTTCTCTCATGCACGCCTTATAACCCCATGAGTTAACATGATAAATATTCTCTATCGGTCCATTTCAGAGATGCAAAATTGAAACTAGACATATCACAAAGGCAATAGAGACAGAGGGAAGACTAAAACCTGGGTTCTCCTGACCAGGAGATTAGGAGATTCACATAACACATTTTTTCTGATACGCACAGTGCTTCCTTCTAATTGGACTTTAGAATGCTAGGTTTCTGAGGTGAGTGCGGATAATTACCCTTTGGGTTCACAATAATCTAATCCTTTAGATTATTGCATTCCTTACCACACAGTATTTTCACTGTGTAACTGTCTCCCTCACTAAAATGTGAGCTCTCCTAGGGCAGGGGTAACATCTTTCCTATTGCACCCTACAACACAGCACTGTGCCTCACTAGGACTTGGTAAATATTATTGGCATCTTTTCCCACTTGACATGCAAGAACAGTTCCCAAGGATGAGATGCTCAaggtgggtgagggcagggtGCTACAATGACCTCAGATGCCAAATTAGTACCGTCTCCTTCCTCCAAGATtccagggaggggaggtggtAGTTTGCGGAGGTGAGGCATGGGAAAGGGCGTAAAATGCCCTGTGTTCTGTAAAGCCTCTGAACTCACGCTAAGTGATTttacatgggggaaaaaaaaaaaaaaagctcactgCTCTAGAGTACAAATGAGTGCTTCGTTCACTTCCCATGTACTCACTAAGGTATGGTGTCTTCATTACATCATTTGAAACAATTCAACTGTAATTCTTTCACTCCCTCCCACGTCTTCTGGCTTCCCTTTTGTTCAGAGACTTTCTTTAATAGCTGACAAAACCAGCTGGTGGCTTCTAGTCAGCAAACTTGACACTGTAGGGGAAAATAATCTCAGTGTTTCAAGGAATCACCCTCAACAGATGCTCTAAGCTACTTCCCTAAACTCATTCAAGACTATTTTGCAATACAATATTAGAGAAACACAATAACTCATTCACTGTGGGCATATCATTAAGTTTTCAGGCGTGGGAGGTATCAAATTCCTCAACTTTGAAAAACTACAGTAGTGAAAGGACGTTTCAGATGAAGAGGAGTTATTGTGCAATGGAAAAGGTCTAGGCCTGAGCGTCACAGACAGCTTGGGCTCCTACACCagccctctgagcctccattCCTTCTATGGGAAGGATAATGGATGTTGTCCCGGCAATTTAGTTCTTgaggggcaggggttggggggctggagaggagctctgatttgtagcatttgcccaTTTCTAGATATAAATGCTCCCTTCCAACCCACCCCCACTCACTGATTTAGAGCTACCAACATGAAGTCACTGAACAGACTTGGGAGGTGGTGTGAGAACCAGGATAAGCTAACTCCAGCACACCACAAATGGTGCTGTAGTAGGTACATTATCTTGTGGGGACATTGGGAACTGAACGTATATTATACTTGCTAAAGATTTTAAATAAGATGACGCAGAAGTGGGCTGCACGCTGCCTGGCTCAGACAGtgcctgctccttcctcctgctTCCATTCCCCACCCATTCCTCCCAGAATCACAACGCCTATCTTGGACATTTCACTGAAACTCATGCTTTAAAGCAACTTCTCTatacatttcatttccaaattGATGTCTAGCCCTGACTTCTTTGCTGAGCTTCCAACTCCAAACTGCCTATGGGACACTTCAGCCTGGATGACGAAAACTGAAACATACCTCTCTTCCTCTGACTTTCCCTAACTTGGTTGATACGGACAACAACAATAGTCACAGTTACGGAGTCCTTATCATGTGCCTGCACTTACCTAAGCCTTCACATGtactgaagtatggtagcaaccatacttaggtaaaaactgctgtttgaatgttaaccctgctattctggcttctgcacgcacttgattgcttggacaatagggtggttacctcagcttccagactgagacctggagacacagaggtaattttctgtgcctgtggaccaggactacaggagatggattcccactgactcagtggctccaggagtagaaactgtagataacctttagagattactgactccgcttgggtctgttctgtaaaaacctgctttcccaagatagggccacattccaataatgtccagcaggggctgggaacccccctgcaggctgttcccagactttagaatttagaacaaaggaaaatttttgtggtctggacctttaaaaggactgcctacacctgggacagcgcggtcgtgagggtggccacctgcgtgtggtgccctcgcggccatcctggccagttcaataaatccttgcctgctttgttaatcaatcagcagcctccggtggtcttatttttgactccagggttcgaccccacaacagtgCCACTTTAATCCTTACCAAGTGACATATGTGTTAAGcatccccatgttacagatgaagaaactgaacacagagaggttaaataatctTCACTAAATCATATGGTCAATGAATAGAAGGCCGGGATTCAAAATGAGGTAATCAGGCTTTTGAGCTCTTTACTTACCATGTTTTTAACTCCTTAAGTTAACTATTACTTCTATACTACCACTATGAATATGTTCATTAGTATTACCTACATTGCCTATCTTCCAAGGTCTTCTgtgtattaatttattaatttgtttaatcGTCACAACCCCTATTTAGTAggatgtggggtttttttgtgtttttttaaatccccatttTATGAAGGAAACTGAGGAACTGGGAGGTTAGGTAAGTTACCCAAGATCGCACAGACGCGAAAGTGTCGGTGTTGGGGCTGGAACCCAGGGAGGTGTAGCCTCAGAGCCCGCAGCCTTAACTGTCACTCACTCTACTGCCTCGCTCCCCTACATCACTCAAGCCAAACAGTGAGGAGCTGGATTTGGTCATAATCCACCATGTTTACTTCATTAATAACCTGGGACGCAGTGCTgcttgccaggcactgttctaagcactttacaaagGTTTAAGGGGAGAGAGCAGATCCTCCTACAGGGTGGGAGCTAAGAATTCAAAGCCAATAGTTGGAGGGAAATATCCCTAGGGAAATACTCGGGACAATCACAGGTAGAAATGATGATGATTGATAATAACAGTAAAATAACAGCTACCATgaactgagcacttactatacaCAGGCAAGTGCCAGCCCTATTACAAGAATTCTCTCTTTCAATGCCACAACAACCTTAAGAGTTAGGTAACATTTCATGCCCTTTGTCTTACAGAGGAGGGAACCCGGTTAAGAAAGGGTAAGTCAGTTGCCCAGCTGGCAAAAAGAATCAGGGCCAGAACTGGACCCGGGTCTGAGCCTTTCTCCTCTCTGCACAGTGCCCGGGCCAGTAGACAGGGGtcccttggctgggggtgggggatttTGAGTTTGAGACTGAGTTTGTTCTTAATGCAGGACATCAGTGGGCAGCCGCGAGTTTAGTTGCTTGAGAGGATACTAGGTAAACTCGAACAACCTTAAATTGCATGTGCAAAACCGTACTTTTCATTTACTTGGCTCCCCCCACATGCCAGGCATTACTCTTGGAACTTAGAACAATTCTCAGAAGCAGATATTTGTACTTTCACTTGATGGACACGGAAGCTGAAGCCCAGGGAAGCTGGGAGACCTGCCCAAGGTTCAAGTACCTGGCAGAACCGGAGTGGCAATCCTGCGCCCGCCCCAGCTCGCCCACTCTGCTTTGGCGGGTGGATCCATGTCTGCACCCACACTGCACAAATGGCCAGTGAATGTACCAGACCTCCCTGCTCTGAGCAGACAACTGACGTATCACATCACAGTCCTCACAGAGATTCAGCCTGATGTGCGAACATAGAATAGCTTTGCCCAGGAATATTCCAAGGAGCTATTTCCCCAAGATGTTCCATGGAAAAGTTCTATGATCAGAAAAGTTTGGGAGTGCTGCCTGTTATCCCTCCCCTGCCTAGGAGACTTAAAGTGCACATCAGCAGATTCTAAAGGttctgcaatttttaaaaaaatccccattTCCTTCACTTAAGCTAAGGCTTCCCCAATTTATTTGAACCACAGAATTGTTTTTCTATGTGTGTCATTTAATACACGGAGCAGAGCCCTTTTACAGATACTACAATAAGGactgaagaggcagaaagagaagagGGTTAGACCTACTTTTGGATACAGTAACTAAAATGcagactcttttttttcttaagaatgaTCAAATCtgggcctggccggtgtagctcagtggttgagcatctacccatgtcccaagaggtcccaggttcaattcccagtcaggacacaggcctgggtttgggggggcggagggggggggtggaaggcagccaatccatgttgatatttctatctctccctctccctttctctctctcaaatcaatataaacatgaaaaaaaaaagttttatccAATTGTTTGTTTACATCTAGTTTGCTTTCTACCGAGAAAAATAAACAGCTAAAAATAACATtagtctcaataaatttttgttttgatagtaaaacaaaaaaacaaaaaacagaagcaaTAAATCAGAAGGGATGGGCTATTTGCATACCCCAATCTCTTGGCTCCTGCGAAGCCTTCTGCCTCCGCCCTAACCCCATTCCATTCTCCCGGTCTCCACCCATCCTCCCCATTTGGGGGCTGCTCTCCAGCTAACATACCGGAGGTGAGCACAACTTGCAATGCACCACgtgtccccccacacccctgctcccctcccccccccccgccccccagcccttaCAGGAGTGCAGAGGCAAGTGACAGGGAGGCATCAGGCCCGCTGCCCACACCACAGCCCAGGCTGGCAGGTTTCAGAGAAGCTGAAGGCTATCGGATAGCACATCGCTCCGCCTTTGGGTTAGGCTATCTGACAGCACAATCTCTGCCTTTGGGGCCGGCGGGAGTGCGCCAAGGACATTCCTACAGGGAGGTAAACGAGGGCCAACGTTCCTTTGAAATTGCTAGATTATGAATGAGCGCTGAtattttcctaattctctttttgcTTGTTTTCGGTTTCCAATTTCCTACAATGAACAGGCAGCACtgcctgttaaaaaaaaaaaaaaaaggaggaggagaaagagagggagagagggaggggaggcaccGAGTTTtgaaaaaggaggagggggaaacgCATCCTCCGGTCTCCAGAGAAAGCGGCTGCAGAAGCGCAGCTAAGGAAAGAGGCCAGTATCTTCTCCTCCTGCGGGGAGGAGCCCTGCCCTGCAGCCGCTCTCCCGGGGCGCCCTAACCCCCGCCCGCCTGCAGGCGCGCCCGCCGCCTCCTTACCCACGCGGAAGATCAGGTCGTCCTCGAtggggttctcttttctcttcccggTGCTGTACATGCTCGCGGGTCGTTTCACAGCCTTCTGCTTTACGTGGCCGCTTCCCGGGGATTTCACGCGCCTCTTCACGCCCTCCGTGGTGGGCGACACgtctgccgacctgatcaccttCAGCTTAAAGGGGCTGCCTCGGATGTGCTGGTCGTAGAGCCGCAGCGAGAGCGTGAAGTCCCCCTCCTTCTGCACGGTGTACAGGAACTCGTACGTGCCGTTCTTGTTGTCGAGGATCTCCCCGTCGGCCACGCTGCCGTCGGGCGTGCTCAGCTCCGCCGTGAGGTAGGCGTTGCCGGTTTTGCAGAGCTCCCCGTCCTTGTCCTTGGTCGTGATGGTCACGGACATGGGCTGCCCGATGATGGTCTGCCGCAGCCCCTCGCCCGTGGCCACCGTCTCGGAGGCGACGGCGTTGGTGGTTAAGATGGTGCCGAGGTTGTGGATGGACTTCTTGAGCCCCTCGGTCTCCACGATGAAATCCAGCTGGTCGTTCTCCCGCGGGTGCAGCGGGAAGTCCTGGTCGGCCAGCTCGTTCAGCTTCTCGCTCATCTGCTTCTTCACCAGCAGCACCTCCGTCTCCGTGCCATGGTTGAGGGCCTGCGCCGTGAAGTTGCTGCAGCTCTTAATACTCTCCTGCCCCTCGAGCAGGGTATCCAGCTGCGACTGGAGCACCTGCAGGGAGGAAACGCGCAGGATGAGCGCTCCCTGCAGCGCGGGAGCTCAACCCCCAGGACGCGGTGCAGCGCGCACTGGGGCCGGGCCTTCCCTGGGCCGGAGCCCGGTTCTGCACCTGCCCACGCCCGCCCGTGGCTCCCAGCAAGGGGTGTTTGATTTCACTCACTGAACCCGGCTCTCATGCGCCGTCCTACACTGCATTCCCAGTACCTTCTCCTTCCGTTCCGCCTCGCCCGGTGTCTCCCACACACATAGTTCTTGGGTCACGTGTTTTTGATAGGACGGAGCCGAACCGTCACCACCCAGAGCTTAGCAAACAGATGACCGTGCTTGACCTCTGAAATATTCATTATTCAGTATCTTCCCTTTCATGTCCAAAGCTCCCCTGTCACCTCTTAAAGGAACAGAATCGGAGGAATGAGAACGCATTCCCACTTGAATCTCAGAAGGTTTTCATACCCGGCTTGGGGCTCCACATGCAGAGTTAAACAAAGGCTGCAGGCCGGGCTCCCTTTGAAGTTGACTAACAGGTTGGTGTGGGTGAGGGAGCAATTAAGAGACTATTAGACGTTATAATTAGGGAAGGAAAACAATCCGGTTGAACCCTAAATCCTGAACGCATTACTTCATCTTCAACCTTGCCTCGTGTCAAATTATACATTGGGACTTAAAGTCACAGATTTAGAGTTTTGCTGAAAacgggaaggagaaaaaaaaaaaagctgggtatgCCATTAAATGAAAACTACTCCTGACTGTGCCACAGTGACACCTAGGGACCCACTGGCGCCCCGCTTTGCTGCTATTAGAACGCAGCAAGCCAGTGCCATGAAGTGCCCCAGACATCGCGTCTCTTCCAGGACATCAGTAAGGACAGCTGGAGCCTTACTTTGTGTTTGAGGCCATAGTTGACCTCCAGTTCCATAAGCAGCACACTCTTGCGCACATTTAGAGTTTTCTGGAGCTCATCAAAGGTGGAATGGATGTCATCCACGATGCTGGCCTTCTGGTTGGTTAACTGATGAATGATTTCCGAGATGAACTGGAGAGCAGAATCTATTTCTGGGAGCCTAGAGGAACAGTTGTTAAAGAGATCATGGTTATTTAACATCAACCCAGAAATAGTAAAAACGGCAACTGTATTTTGTCAAGAAACATTCTGTGTGCCTCTGATCGTCTTTAAGAAGTAATAACTGAAGAACAAAGCGAATGAGACGTAATTACAGCCTTTGAAAGAGACTTTGAGGGTCCATGTTTATTTCCATCTACCACagtcaaatactttaaaaaatatatttttttattgatttcagagaggaagggagagagacagatacatcaatgatgagagagaatcattgattggtgcctcctgcacgccccacactggggactgagcctgccaccctggcatgtgccctggtggggaatcgaaccctgacctcctggttcttaggtcaatgctcaaccatgccggctgggccagtCATCTACTTCTAATAATGGATGATACTTTGAAGCTCTCTGGATCCCTTCTTTTCCTCACACTCTAAACCAGGTTTTCTCAATCTTGACGGTTTGTATTTTGGGCCAGAGAATTTTTTTGTTATAGAGGACTGTGCTGTGCATTACAGATGTTTAACAGCATCCGGTCCTCTACCAGATGCcaatagcacacacacacacccctcccacacacataGTTGTGACACTAAATTGAGTCCACACATTGCTAAAtgtccctggtgtgtgtgtgtgtgtgtgtgtgtgtgtgtgtgtgtgcatgcacgtgaATGATTATCCATGGCTGAGACCCACTCTTCTAAACATATAGCTGGATCTTTTTTCTCAGTCACATGAAAAACTTATCCAAACTCAGAGTTCCCTGGGATCTTCTTGCAAGTTTCCAAGTTCTTTTAATTAGTATAGAATAACCACACTTTTTTCAGTACAACTGTTGGTGAAGAGATTTTCTTTCAGCTGGctatttatttcctctctttgttctttctcatgcATCACACAGCTACTCTGTTCCTTCGAttccatgccaaaaaaaaaaaaaaaaaaaaaaaaagggaggggggccTGAACGCAGGGAAACATAAAGAAAATGGAGCAATCACTGCTCGGTACCATTTTGCTGGGCTCCAGCAGAGAACAGCCAGTCACAGGCAACACAATGGGCCTGTAAGTGTGTCAAGAACAGCAGATAAGAAAGGCTCTTCAGAGAGCCTGGTTTCACGTGTGAATTTTAGAGATCCCCTGAGACCACTTTCCTCaagtatattttattcataatcACACTAAGGTACTAAAACAAAAAATGCCACCACTCATAACATAAAGGGGAATTTTGCCAAAGGCCAGGGGATGACTCTCCACTCACCAGTTTATGACTACATGATCAaagaatttatttgggtgacatgaACCTGCCATCCTCCTGAGACAAGAAGCCCTGAGGCCAAGCCTGACCCGGGTGGGCGGCCAGTTGGGAGCCTGGGGGAGATGTGCGCACCTTTTGTTGACAGCGTCCAGCTGGACCTGGAGTGAGGCCTTGTGCTGCTCCACCACGTCCTTGAGGGGCACTGTGGGGTGTTCCGCGTGCTCCCCCTCAGTGCACTCCCGACACATGGCGGTCTCACAAGACTGGCAGTAAAAGTCCATCACCTGCGGGCGACACAAGAACAATTCCAGGACCGGTGCCGCTGACGAAGTGCTTACCGGGCGTTCTCCCAGGCAGGGCTCACAGCCTCCCCGGGATGTCGGCAATATCAGGTCCAGCTTCACGGCAGGAAAGGGAAGGTGAGCTTTTATGTGCCACGTCTCAAACTGAGGCGGCTCGGACTCCAAAGCTGCTGCTCTGGCCACAAAACCAGCTTTTCTGTGACCACCCCACTAGGCAGAACAGGGGAGGGCTGTGGCGCTCGAACCTTGGGTCTCAGGACCCCTTTACACTCTTTATAAATGATCGAGGACTGCAAAGCGCTTTAGCTTACGTGAGTTATATCTATAGATAGTTATCACTTTAATATTGAAACAGAAAAaggttaaatatttatgtattaaaaGCCATGACAAGCCCATTAAATAGTAA from Eptesicus fuscus isolate TK198812 chromosome 6, DD_ASM_mEF_20220401, whole genome shotgun sequence encodes the following:
- the TRIM2 gene encoding tripartite motif-containing protein 2 isoform X2, with amino-acid sequence MDVLQRTPGSNVEESSILETVTAVAAGKPLSCPNHDGNVMDFYCQSCETAMCRECTEGEHAEHPTVPLKDVVEQHKASLQVQLDAVNKRLPEIDSALQFISEIIHQLTNQKASIVDDIHSTFDELQKTLNVRKSVLLMELEVNYGLKHKVLQSQLDTLLEGQESIKSCSNFTAQALNHGTETEVLLVKKQMSEKLNELADQDFPLHPRENDQLDFIVETEGLKKSIHNLGTILTTNAVASETVATGEGLRQTIIGQPMSVTITTKDKDGELCKTGNAYLTAELSTPDGSVADGEILDNKNGTYEFLYTVQKEGDFTLSLRLYDQHIRGSPFKLKVIRSADVSPTTEGVKRRVKSPGSGHVKQKAVKRPASMYSTGKRKENPIEDDLIFRVGTKGRNKGEFTNLQGVAASTSGKILIADSNNQCVQIFSNDGQFKSRFGIRGRSPGQLQRPTGVAVHPSGDIIIADYDNKWVSIFSSDGKFKTKIGSGKLMGPKGVSVDRNGHIIVVDNKACCVFIFQPNGKIVTRFGSRGNGDRQFAGPHFAAVNSNNEIIVTDFHNHSVKVFNQEGEFMLKFGSNGEGNGQFNAPTGVAVDSNGNIIVADWGNSRIQVFDGSGSFLSYINTSADPLYGPQGLALTSDGHVVVADSGNHCFKVYRYLQ